In Synechococcus sp. RS9909, one genomic interval encodes:
- a CDS encoding 4a-hydroxytetrahydrobiopterin dehydratase — MLATLLSPEERAALRTELPLWAVVDGQLERRWQFRDFNEAWGFMSRVALLAEAMNHHPDWSNVYATVTIRLHTHDLGGLSTLDVELAQAIDRLTPA, encoded by the coding sequence ATGCTTGCCACCCTGCTGAGCCCTGAGGAGCGTGCGGCCCTGCGCACGGAGCTGCCCCTCTGGGCTGTGGTGGACGGACAGCTGGAACGGCGCTGGCAGTTCAGAGACTTCAACGAAGCCTGGGGCTTCATGAGCCGGGTGGCGCTCTTGGCTGAGGCGATGAACCATCACCCCGACTGGAGCAATGTGTACGCCACGGTGACGATCCGGCTGCACACCCACGATCTGGGAGGACTGTCGACTCTCGATGTGGAGCTGGCGCAAGCGATCGATCGGCTCACGCCAGCCTGA